A stretch of Babesia bigemina genome assembly Bbig001, chromosome : III DNA encodes these proteins:
- a CDS encoding SAC3/GANP family protein, putative, producing MTCNPPDYLSIADRDGSAPASRTLRNQLLRPLEGSELGATILKHQEVASFLRGKQTGRMVGEVLGMCPAKEIKQKLEMNTASDLERICSTKVNPRLALKSFQRSDASRVFKPEETRPAVWCRRTIFNILCYFVDADLVQKPYLMPKKFSYLDVYNFLRDRLRSIWQDLTVQHCTKHRAYIECFEISIRFLIYSNEQLCENEEYDIAQNRGLLNTCLDKLMEGYEAVHKYKNARKSKRQMEQQSGANPNFDEVMDILVYQSPHEAEFWGYRLLLHIPQLLLPGGSATFCDIKQRMPESLRESPVVAFAVEVCHTAASRNLYRYFTLLRREDCPALYAALMNRFAACLRVQFLETLVVYKVAKKGVNPMDMETFNSIFGFDGEPAASAEKLFKKYDITVYSSGDKQFLEFEGANANQLTYDSAALQKLTNKFQTTSSVVGSKLASFASRQLIFDPDFEYPEGLGPDTPGTPYVEEIPPKPEPPAAPVEPPQPKFTFGKSSFAGFPPVSAPIGGGLPAVGSGFDPPATSKVAFSFGQLQGAPESKPFSIFGFGAQASEPKPFAFGPPPTAPDQKIFGFGPGAATPANNTNPFASSFPTPGMPPPAPSQPLLTQTAATTPSNDVKPFTFGATPEPKPKFTFGAAPAAAEQASDKAVPAPPGNTGSVGTPPKSARLRMPPSSGIRASTLPAESGSNANAVSGDSTCEPGEKSSKSAFGLQPPPSEDKATPKPLFSFTVNSFFGNETEPTLFKPPITAAAGKDANKEAAPAAATPGVIDEVKALFGITDPKPAFPNLFGKQTTDAAAPQLPLFGNIQPTPTADPPSAANVPQPSAPSEEVESHESAQSEDEPEDIYSLERVIEAYENAKAVKRVKLIRPKLPGDVNSMRIEGAVQMSADKRLLHHLRDLVGSLVDRTVTGAMLDRRLHNQFDDPIALCGLDEPARKRYRRSVRSPSSDANVSHVDAYGASPTSSRRDLGEVKGLSARLTPVDGIMSEGGVRDRAAHRCVEVLYLNRRGSERFLVKAYIKHLVDHGVRSIIKPCYTCESCWSNNGYDMRDVLKMLGSSTVQITKGVYRLARFIVRHASRATVKVVKYVHKRLRDSRGDDSETDVPYSPPLMHCDGVGHLDLAVVTERALKDMAISTSSRALATGKYLAGVYGSSSRLAHRFADCFKESLNSDASPLELLLRVAIKRLDFIVGSTTANMHDSLGYQAPLHTYSVWGTGISFHVAFFDPLLVRSELLASSPSGSKGRDLTAEGPLGRLIEEYHSSDYCLRLKQDVLHMSGFEIGADRLFLGGCASRRLAMQCCSASPLQTRKDSDPEKTALPLTVAVSLNLRDDGFGIQREVRFTPCSREHTVSSLSHGLQTSGPHDGDVNGATVAVDYRLCHRFEVIHPDDPRYHNTVSIALYAHSCPVYIGKEGLLHELFTCAVMPDLPTVAVGASGIDSYGVLSTLMHASGPEIGGQYRTCVVCYRLSVSTLDLLTLYEYFNTSLPNTVSVCGCAEKNRETCATRLEQVLSSVEEQMLAEVIRYASSVGVPVDASLMRTRIVFACVGFEQHYDEQSASKAICPKCREPDTPRGREATSQDNIALPNHGNEVSNNTGFQSVIRIPRMTYPEGFRRGLEMAADATVKSQAVFVLQNPFAIPDIHTFLLRLLKSSQSGAEGLSTDLPGMLTACLDRTISHVTSHFAVSHWDVNTSAVIQQDVEIPAEFGIDAEPLSRYSKESYMLLLRALQMAATASSGASRKNVKASMAAAEPDNPDALISRVLDKVIVRTYHVPYSIGLYMDTVGSKHSA from the exons ATGACGTGCAATCCGCCGGACTACCTCTCGATCGCTGATC GCGATGGGTCAGCTCCAGCTAGCCGGACGCTGCGcaaccagctgctgcgtccGTTGGAGGGCAGCGAGTTGGGAGCGACGATCCTCAAGCACCAGGAAGTGGCGTCCTTCTTGCGCGGAAAGCAAACCGGCCGCATGGTCGGCGAGGTGTTGGGCATGTGCCCCGCCAAGGAGATAAAGCAGAAGTTGGAGATGAACACGGCGAGTGACCTCGAGCGCATCTGCAGCACGAAGGTTAACCCGCGACTGGCGCTGAAGAGCTTCCAGCGTTCCGACGCAAGCCGCGTGTTCAAGCCGGAGGAGACCCGACCCGCGGTCTGGTGTCGTCGCACCATCTTCAACATCCTGTGCTACTTCGTGGACGCAGACCTGGTGCAGAAGCCCTACTTGATGCCGAAGAAGTTTTCGTACCTGGACGTCTACAACTTCCTGCGTGACCGCCTGCGCAGCATTTGGCAAGACCTCACGGTGCAGCACTGCACCAAGCACCGCGCCTACATCGAGTGTTTCGAGATCAGCATTCGCTTTTTGATTTACTCCAACGAGCAGCTTTGCGAGAATGAGGAATACGACATCGCCCAGAACCGCGGCCTGCTCAACACGTGTCTAGACAAGCTGATGGAGGGCTACGAGGCCGTGCACAAGTACAAGAATGCCCGGAAGTCGAAGCGCCAGATGGAGCAGCAGAGTGGCGCGAACCCGAACTTTGACGAGGTGATGGACATTCTGGTGTACCAGTCTCCGCATGAGGCCGAATTTTGGGGATaccggctgctgctgcatatCCCCCAGCTTCTGCTTcctggcggctccgcaacCTTTTGCGACATCAAACAGCGCATGCCGGAATCACTGCGCGAGTCCCCGGTTGTGGCCTTTGCCGTGGAGGTGTGCCACACGGCTGCGTCGCGCAACCTGTATCGCTACTtcacgctgctgcgccgcgaGGACTGCCCTGCGCTTTACGCGGCGCTGATGAACAGGTTCGCAGCCTGCCTGAGGGTCCAGTTCCTGGAGACCTTGGTTGTGTACAAGGTTGCGAAGAAGGGCGTGAACCCTATGGACATGGAAACTTTCAACTCGATCTTCGGCTTCGACGGCGAACCTGCGGCTAGCGCCGAGAAGCTGTTCAAGAAGTACGATATCACCGTGTACAGCTCCGGCGACAAGCAGTTTTTGGAGTTTGAGGGCGCCAATGCCAACCAGTTGACGTACGACAGCGCGGCGTTGCAGAAGCTGACCAACAAGTTCCAGACGACAAGCTCGGTGGTCGGCTCAAAGCTCGCAAGTTTTGCCTCACGCCAACTTATCTTCGACCCCGATTTTGAGTACCCTGAAGGATTAGGACCAGACACCCCGGGAACGCCGTATGTTGAGGAAATTCCCCCGAAACCCGAGCCACCGGCTGCACCCGTCGAACCTCCGCAGCCGAAGTTCACTTTTGGCAAGTCTAGTTTTGCGGGCTTCCCTCCTGTGAGTGCGCCTATTGGAGGCGGTTTACCAGCCGTTGGTTCAGGTTTCGATCCCCCAGCGACGAGCAAAGTTGCCTTCTCATTCGGGCAGCTGCAGGGTGCCCCGGAATCCAAGCCATTTAGCATCTTCGGATTCGGTGCGCAGGCCTCGGAACCTAAGCCGTTCGCATTCGGACCACCCCCTACCGCGCCAGACCAGAAGATCTTCGGGTTTGGCCCCGGAGCCGCGACCCCTGCAAACAACACTAACCCGTTTGCTTCAAGCTTCCCAACTCCAGGCATGCCTCCACCAGCGCCGTCACAGCCGTTGCTGACCCAGACTGCAGCCACAACCCCTTCCAATGACGTCAAGCCTTTCACATTCGGCGCTACGCCCGAGCCCAAACCAAAATTTACTTTTGGTGCTGCTCCCGCTGCTGCAGAGCAGGCTTCGGACAAGGCTGTACCTGCTCCGCCAGGCAATACCGGTTCTGTCGGAACACCGCCCAAATCTGCACGGCTACGTATGCCGCCATCGAGTGGTATACGCGCATCTACCCTGCCAGCAGAATCGGGCAGCAATGCCAATGCGGTGAGTGGCGACAGCACGTGTGAGCCAGGGGAAAAGTCGTCGAAGAGTGCTTTCGGGCTTCAACCGCCACCATCTGAAGACAAAGCAACGCCGAAACCGTTGTTTTCATTTACGGTCAACAGCTTCTTCGGAAACGAAACGGAGCCCACGCTGTTCAAGCCACCAATcacagcagctgcgggTAAGGATGCCAACAAAGAGgccgctccagcagcggcgaCCCCAGGAGTGATCGATGAAGTAAAGGCGTTGTTTGGTATTACGGACCCCAAACCTGCGTTCCCCAACCTCTTCGGCAAGCAGACCACGGATGCGGCTGCTCCGCAGTTGCCATTATTCGGCAACATCCAGCCAACTCCGACTGCCGATCCTCCTAGCGCTGCGAACGTCCCGCAGCCGTCGGCTCCAAGTGAGGAGGTAGAAAGTCACGAATCAGCCCAGAGTGAGGATGAACCCGAGGATATTTACTCGTTGGAAAGGGTCATAGAAGCCTATGAAAATGCGAAGGCAGTCAAGCGAGTAAAGCTAATACGACCCAAGCTCCCTGGTGACGTTAACTCCATGCGTATAGAAGGTGCCGTGCAGATGTCTGCAGATAAGCGTCTGCTGCATCATCTTCGGGACCTGGTGGGATCACTGGTGGACCGTACAGTGACTGGCGCGATGTTAGACCGACGCTTGCACAACCAGTTCGACGACCCGATCGCTTTGTGTGGGTTAGATGAGCCTGCGAGAAAGCGTTACCGGCGTTCGGTCAGGTCCCCGTCGTCTGATGCCAACGTGAGTCATGTGGATGCCTATGGAGCGTCGCCAACCTCTTCTCGCCGGGATTTGGGAGAGGTCAAAGGATTATCGGCACGGCTAACCCCCGTTGATGGCATTATGAGCGAAGGTGGCGTCAGGGACAGAGCCGCCCATCGATGTGTTGAGGTTCTCTACCTGAATCGGCGCGGCAGCGAGCGTTTCCTGGTTAAAGCTTACATCAAGCACCTGGTTGACCACGGGGTCAGGAGCATCATAAAGCCTTGTTATACCTGTGAGTCGTGCTGGAGTAACAACGGTTACGACATGCGAGACGTTTTAAAGATGCTAGGCTCCTCAACAGTGCAGATAACTAAAGGAGTGTACCGGCTGGCACGGTTCATCGTCAGGCATGCATCCAGAGCCACAGTCAAGGTGGTCAAATATGTTCATAAGCGGCTACGTGATTCCCGAGGTGACGACAGCGAGACCGACGTTCCATACTCCCCGCCACTGATGCATTGCGATGGTGTGGGACATCTCGACCTGGCCGTAGTCACCGAACGTGCATTAAAAGACATGGCTATTTCGACCAGTTCGCGTGCACTTGCCACGGGGAAATATTTGGCGGGCGTATACGGGAGTTCTTCACGTTTGGCGCACAGATTTGCCGACTGCTTCAAGGAATCGTTGAATAGCGATGCTTCGCCACTGGAACTGTTGCTACGCGTGGCCATCAAAAGGTTGGATTTTATCGTTGGGAGCACCACTGCAAACATGCATGACAGTTTGGGCTACCAAGCACCCCTGCACACTTACAGCGTTTGGGGCACGGGCATTTCTTTCCACGTGGCCTTCTTTGACCCCTTGTTGGTACGGAGTGAGTTGTTGGCATCGTCACCTAGCGGGTCGAAAGGTCGCGACCTCACGGCTGAAGGGCCGCTCGGACGGTTAATTGAGGAGTACCACAGTTCCGACTACTGCCTGCGTCTAAAGCAGGATGTGCTGCACATGTCAGGGTTTGAAATTGGTGCCGATCGTTTGTTCCTGGGTGGATGCGCTTCGAGGCGGTTGGCGATGCAGTGCTGTTCTGCCAGCCCGCTGCAAACACGGAAGGATAGCGACCCCGAAAAGACTGCATTGCCATTAACGGTAGCGGTGTCTTTGAACTTGCGCGATGATGGCTTCGGCATACAAAGGGAGGTTCGGTTTACGCCATGCTCAAGAGAACATACTGTGTCGTCTCTGTCTCACGGTCTCCAAACGAGCGGACCTCATGACGGCGATGTAAACGGTGCTACTGTGGCTGTGGATTACCGTCTTTGCCACCGTTTTGAAGTGATTCATCCGGACGATCCGAGGTACCATAATACGGTGTCAATTGCTCTGTATGCCCACTCGTGTCCCGTATACATCGGCAAGGaggggctgctgcacgagcTGTTCACATGCGCAGTAATGCCAGATCTGCCAACGGTTGCCGTCGGCGCTTCTGGTATAGACTCCTACGGCGTCCTGTCAACGCTGATGCATGCCAGCGGGCCCGAAATCGGGGGGCAGTACCGCACGTGCGTGGTGTGCTACCGTCTGTCCGTTTCCACTCTGGACCTGCTGACCTTGTACGAGTACTTCAACACGAGCCTGCCAAACACGGTGAGCGTGTGTGGTTGTGCTGAGAAGAACCGAGAGACATGCGCGACGAGGCTTGAGCAGGTTCTGTCGTCGGTGGAGGAACAGATGTTGGCCGAGGTCATCAGGTACGCGTCCAGCGTTGGCGTGCCTGTTGACGCCAGCTTGATGCGCACGCGCATTGTGTTCGCATGTGTTGGTTTCGAGCAGCATTACGACGAGCAAAGCGCTTCCAAGGCCATCTGTCCTAAGTGTAGGGAGCCGGATACCCCCAGAGGTCGGGAAGCCACAAGTCAAGACAACATTGCATTACCCAACCACGGAAACGAAGTGTCTAATAATACGGGTTTCCAATCGGTAATACGTATTCCTCGCATGACGTACCCCGAGGGATTCCGAAGAGGCCTCGAAATGGCCGCTGATGCGACTGTAAAATCGCAAGCAGTGTTTGTGCTTCAGAACCCGTTCGCAATCCCGGATATTCACACATTCCTCTTGCGGCTTTTGAAGTCGTCGCAGTCGGGTGCCGAAGGCCTGTCTACGGATCTTCCAGGAATGCTAACGGCGTGCCTCGATCGCACAATATCGCACGTTACATCGCATTTCGCCGTGAGCCACTGGGATGTCAACACAAGCGCCGTTATTCAGCAGGATGTCGAAATACCTGCTGAATTCGGTATAGATGCTGAGCCGCTTTCGAGGTACTCCAAGGAATCGTatatgctgctgctgcgcgcCTTGCAGATGGCGGCCACGGCCAGCTCCGGAGCCTCCCGTAAGAACGTTAAAGCGAGTATGGCGGCTGCAGAACCGGACAACCCCGACGCCCTCATCTCGAGAGTGCTGGACAAGGTCATAGTGCGCACGTATCACGTGCCGTATTCCATTGGCCTTTATATGGATACCGTCGGTAGCAAGCATTCAGCTTAG
- a CDS encoding surp module family protein, putative yields MAHVAAWLKRQKEEELAKEKERLETSKIYAEYVRDFEGTGAPATAVAATAPVRFVKSGEPAPKPSQTSHSSLAASGIFDAQAGGDPAAERVDEHSAEYLRWVTSNANAAAARPPATGKTQLKEKQQRQEEEKALQRRMRDSKLSPGLPDAAVHSAGVDPRRNSGSDAPCTIYVGNLPPSITEDDLERKFGRCGRINRIKVMRSSAADRPKQCYAFVTFSHPSDAQWAKESLDGAEILGYRCRLGWSYHGGGRSPTHGSSPSSYAEPAEVAVSPMPSSSNLPPLLADARGVHVELPPSPMKRAVIDLMARYVVQGGAEFEAMIMANESEQGLFNFIFNRNSPEHIYYRWKVYSLLQGDTDKEWRREPFQVVAGGLQWHPPVEKTDTSPAPPMPTVPPILGAETAMTMSHSGRAPMMHSDISRLEKLLRDCTTTRGSVAEAMMFIINHGESAFQVTDYLVNSILEDTPTVDKKISRLYILSDVLYNTSASNKFAWLYRSSFEKRIPEVFAHFRQFMKTSSSKIAVQQLIGSITRMLPAWRQWNAYPTEYIHGLESALWGPDFESFATLPHFEEHREAIDSTYDGEKMEYFDVLSRFPLKWREAAYRYLLMRVRKLKQLCLIRGLLTIPGDRSSLVTRLIINDMYVEAREAEIREMELAERDNDREDHERLSQSVSPYGGADTMEMEVGSGESEMRRPPDPAKSPPQPELGDAEAASDECSDVESASDAEVPNAAASESDDHMDTSSDVVGPDLDHEAPVDAPEQSSEVAAEEDAQPEEVAPPAPEEDPDDIEDMFAADN; encoded by the exons ATGGCACATGTGGCCGCGTGGCTAAAGCGGCAGAAGGAGGAGGAGTTGGCCAAGGAAAAG GAACGGCTCGAGACTTCTAAGATATATGCGGAGTACGTGCGCGATTTCGAAGGAACCGGCGCTCCCGCCACGGCCGTCGCTGCAACTGCGCCCGTACGCTTCGTTAAAAGTGGAGAACCTGCGCCCAAACCATCGCAAACGTCCCATTCAAGTCTAGCAGCTTCCGGAATCTTCGACGCCCAG GCTGGAGGCGATCCGGCGGCTGAGAGGGTCGATGAGCACAGCGCCGAGTATCTGAGATGGGTAACCTCCAACGCGAACGCGGCTGCCGCGCGGCCTCCGGCAACTGGGAAGACGC AGCTCAAGGAAAAGCAGCAGCGTCAGGAGGAAGAGAAGGCGTTGCAACGCCGCATGCGCGATTCTAAGCTGTCGCCAGGCCTTCCAGATGCCGCCGTGCACAGCGCAGGGGTGGACCCTAGGCGCAACTCGGGCTCCGACGCCCCATGTACCATTTATGTTGGCAACTTGCCACCTTCC ATAACTGAGGATGATTTGGAACGCAAATTCgggcgctgcggacggATCAATCGCATCAAAGTTATGCGCAGCAGTGCCGCCGACCGCCCGAAGCAGTGCTACGCATTCGTGACCTTTTCGCACCCCTCAGATGCGCAATGGGCTAAGGAATCGCTCGATGGCGCCGAAATATTGGGCTACCGCTGCAGGTTGGGATGGTCGTACCACGGAGGCGGGAGATCGCCAACCCACGGCTCGTCTCCGTCGTCGTACGCGGAACCTGCCGAGGTCGCCGTATCGCCCATGCCCTCTTCATCCAATCTCCCGCCACTGCTGGCCGATGCG CGCGGAGTGCACGTTGAGTTGCCCCCGTCACCAATGAAACGTGCGGTGATCGATTTGATGGCTCGCTACGTAGTCCAG GGCGGCGCTGAATTCGAGGCCATGATCATGGCTAACGAGTCCGAGCAAGGCCTTTTCAACTTCATCTTCAACCGCAACTCTCCCGAGCATATATACTACCGTTGGAAAGTGTACTCCCTTCTCCAGGGTGACACCGATAAGGAGTGGCGCAGAGAACCGTTCCAAGTGGTTGCCGGCGGTTTGCAGTggcatccgcccgttgaaAAGACCGACAcgtcgccggcgccgccgaTGCCCACGGTGCCGCCCATTCTCGGTGCAGAgacagcgatgacgatGTCGCACAGCGGCCGCGCCCCCATGATGCACTCAGACATCAGCCGTttggagaagctgctgcgcgaCTGCACCACGACCCGGGGGAGCGTGGCTGAGGCCATGATGTTCATCATCAACCACGGCGAGTCCGCGTTCCAGGTTACCGACTACCTCGTGAACTCGATTCTGGAGGACACGCCGACGGTTGATAAGAAG ATAAGTCGCCTGTACATTCTGAGCGACGTGCTGTACAACACGTCCGCGTCCAACAAGTTCGCGTGGCTGTATAGGTCGAGTTTTGAGAAGCGGATCCCCGAGGTCTTCGCGCACTTCAGGCAGTTCATGAAgacctccagcagcaagatCGCAGTCCAGCAGCTGATAGGCAGTATCACCCGTATGTTGCCTGCGTGGCGTCAGTGGAACGCATACCCCACGGAGTATATCCACGGCCTGGAGTCTGCCCTTTGGGGACCTGACTTCGAATCTTTCGCCACGCTGCCGCATTTCGAGGAGCACAGAGAGGCGATCGACTCCACCTACGATGGAGAGAAGATGGAGTACTTTGACGTGCTATCTAGGTTCCCGCTGAAGTGGCGCGAAGCAGCTTAC CGCTACCTGCTCATGCGCGTCAGGAAGCTGAAACAGCTGTGCTTGATTCGTGGGCTGCTGACCATACCCGGGGACAGGTCATCTCTGGTCACCCGCCTGATAATCAACGACATGTACGTGGAAGCCAGGGAG GCGGAGATAAGAGAGATGGAGCTTGCTGAACGTGATAATGATCGCGAAGACCACGAACGTTTGTCACAAAGCGTCTCACCTTACGGCGGAGCAGACACTATGGAGATGGAGGTCGGCTCTGGCGAATCCGAAATGCGCCGACCGCCAGATCCCGCCAAATCACCGCCACAACCGGAACTCGGAGACGCTGAAGCGGCTTCGGACGAATGCAGCGACGTGGAGTCAGCTTCCGACGCCGAGGTGCCGAATGCCGCCGCCTCCGAGTCCGACGATCACATGGACACAAGTTCAGACGTCGTCGGACCTGACCTCGACCATGAGGCCCCCGTTGACGCCCCTGAACAGTCGAGCGAGGTTGCAGCCGAAGAGGACGCGCAGCCCGAGGAAGTCGCCCCGCCGGCGCCAGAGGAGGACCCGGACGACATAGaggacatgttcgcagccGACAACTGA
- a CDS encoding ribosomal protein S27a family protein, putative, which yields MAGAQVFIKLFNGSTAVFDVNGLETVAELKSKIAEIYNLRNCTQSLWVGIIEAQDATPIAELIGEDNTIDLVQHIDISGGGKKRKKKQYTTPKKIKHKKKKVKLAVLKYYKVEGDKVVRLLKECPSSTCGRGVFMAAHHDRSYCGRCGATYLNAAE from the coding sequence ATGGCGGGCGCTCAGGTTTTTATCAAGCTTTTTAACGGCAGCACTGCCGTTTTCGACGTCAATGGCCTCGAGACCGTCGCCGAACTCAAGAGCAAGATCGCCGAGATTTACAACTTGAGGAACTGCACTCAGTCCCTCTGGGTCGGCATCATCGAGGCCCAGGATGCCACACCCATCGCTGAGCTCATCGGTGAAGACAACACCATCGACCTCGTGCAGCACATCGACATCAGCGGTGGTGGTAAGAAGCGCAAGAAGAAGCAGTACACCACCCCCAAGAAGATCAAGCacaagaagaagaaggtCAAGCTCGCCGTGCTCAAGTACTACAAGGTCGAGGGCGACAAGGTCGTCAGGCTCCTCAAGGAGTGCCCCTCGAGCACCTGCGGACGCGGTGTGTTCATGGCGGCTCACCACGACCGCTCTTACTGCGGCAGGTGTGGCGCTACCTACTTGAACGCCGCAGAGTAA